The following are encoded together in the Cicer arietinum cultivar CDC Frontier isolate Library 1 chromosome 2, Cicar.CDCFrontier_v2.0, whole genome shotgun sequence genome:
- the LOC101491307 gene encoding uncharacterized protein At1g66480: MGNTIGKSKRAKVMKIDGETFKVKIPSTANDVVKDYPNHVLLDSQAVKHFGLRARPLEPNQELKPKKIYFLVDLPKVQPEEEKTALPRRVRSSGIRTMNAKERLELLMLSKRSVSDLTLVKQPPNLDLDGPMRVKLRLPKAQLEKLMEESNDGSQVAEKIMSLYMGTNNGGDDAAEQDGVVHRQHRKPRGKRVSFSPMEIEEMGVEAAPQ; this comes from the exons ATGGGCAACACCATAGGAAAAAGCAAAAGAGCTAAGGTTATGAAAATAGATGGAGAAACCTTCAAAGTAAAAATTCCATCCACCGCAAACGACGTCGTTAAAGACTACCCCAATCACGTTCTCCTCGATTCTCAAGCGGTAAAACATTTTGGGCTTCGGGCAAGACCACTTGAGCCCAATCAAGAACTCAAGCCCAAAAAAATTTACTTCCTCGTGGATTTACCTAAGGTTCAGCCCGAAGAAGAAAAAACGGCTTTACCGCGGAGGGTGCGATCTAGTGGAATACGGACCATGAATGCTAAGGAAAGGCTCGAGTTATTGATGTTGTCGAAACGCTCCGTTTCGGATCTCACGTTAGTGAAGCAGCCACCGAATTTGGACTTAGATGGGCCCATGAGGGTGAAGTTAAGGCTTCCTAAGGCCCAGTTGGAAAAGTTAATGGAGGAGAGTAACGATGGGTCTCAGGTGGCGGAGAAGATTATGAGTTTGTATATGGGAACTAATAATGGTGGTGATGATGCGGCGGAGCAAGACGGTGTTGTTCACCGTCAACATCGCAAGCCACGGGGG AAACGAGTGAGTTTTAGCCCAATGGAAATTGAAGAAATGGGTGTAGAAGCAGCTCCTCAATAG
- the LOC101491939 gene encoding probable aquaporin NIP-type isoform X1 → MANKREGNIQLDEETSSSVDEGNPSIMQFCCSSNHTITLIQKVIAEIIGTYFLVFAGCGAVVVNKIYGSVTFPGICITWGLIVMVMCYSLGHISGGHFNPAVTITWTLFRRISIKEVNDMGGVAVGMTIMLNLFIAGPVSGASMNPARSIGPALVKHIYKGLWIYIVGPIVGAIAGAIAYNFLRSIEKSPTESPLRNIIVV, encoded by the exons ATGGCCAACAAACGTGAAGGCAATATTCAATTAGACGAGGAAACATCATCAAGTGTGGATGAAGGCAACCCTTCCATCATGCAATTTTGTTGTTCATCAAACCATACTATAACCTTGATACAAAAG GTGATTGCAGAAATAATTGGGACATATTTTTTGGTGTTTGCTGGGTGTGGTGCTGTAGTAGTGAATAAAATATATGGCTCAGTCACATTTCCAGGGATTTGTATCACTTGGGGACTAATTGTAATGGTTATGTGTTACTCTCTTGGTCATATCTCTGGAGGCCACTTCAACCCTGCAGTTACCATCACTTGGACCCTCTTTCGTAGGATCTCAATTAAAGAG GTGAATGACATGGGAGGTGTTGCAGTTGGAATGACTATAATGTTGAATCTTTTTATTGCTGG GCCTGTATCAGGGGCTTCAATGAATCCAGCAAGAAGTATTGGGCCAGCACTTGTGAAACATATTTACAAAGGATTATGGATATACATTGTTGGTCCAATTGTTGGAGCCATAGCTGGAGCAATTGCTTATAACTTTCTTAGATCCATAGAAAAGTCACCTACAGAGTCACCATTGAGGAACATCATTGTAGTTTGA
- the LOC101491939 gene encoding probable aquaporin NIP-type isoform X2: MANKREGNIQLDEETSSSVDEGNPSIMQFCCSSNHTITLIQKVIAEIIGTYFLVFAGCGAVVVNKIYGSVTFPGICITWGLIVMVMCYSLGHISGGHFNPAVTITWTLFRRISIKEAPLYIFAQLLGSTLASGTLSLMFDITPKTYFGTVPSGSNGQSLVVEIIISFLLMFVVSAVSTDDRAVNDMGGVAVGMTIMLNLFIAGPVSGASMNPARSIGPALVKHIYKGLWIYIVGPIVGAIAGAIAYNFLRSIEKSPTESPLRNIIVV; this comes from the exons ATGGCCAACAAACGTGAAGGCAATATTCAATTAGACGAGGAAACATCATCAAGTGTGGATGAAGGCAACCCTTCCATCATGCAATTTTGTTGTTCATCAAACCATACTATAACCTTGATACAAAAG GTGATTGCAGAAATAATTGGGACATATTTTTTGGTGTTTGCTGGGTGTGGTGCTGTAGTAGTGAATAAAATATATGGCTCAGTCACATTTCCAGGGATTTGTATCACTTGGGGACTAATTGTAATGGTTATGTGTTACTCTCTTGGTCATATCTCTGGAGGCCACTTCAACCCTGCAGTTACCATCACTTGGACCCTCTTTCGTAGGATCTCAATTAAAGAG GCTCCACTATACATTTTTGCTCAGTTGCTGGGGTCCACACTTGCAAGTGGGACATTATCTCTAATGTTTGATATCACACCAAAAACTTATTTTGGAACGGTACCAAGTGGATCAAATGGGCAATCTTTAGTTGTTGAAATCATCATCAGTTTTCTTCTAATGTTTGTCGTTTCAGCAGTTTCCACTGATGATAGAGCG GTGAATGACATGGGAGGTGTTGCAGTTGGAATGACTATAATGTTGAATCTTTTTATTGCTGG GCCTGTATCAGGGGCTTCAATGAATCCAGCAAGAAGTATTGGGCCAGCACTTGTGAAACATATTTACAAAGGATTATGGATATACATTGTTGGTCCAATTGTTGGAGCCATAGCTGGAGCAATTGCTTATAACTTTCTTAGATCCATAGAAAAGTCACCTACAGAGTCACCATTGAGGAACATCATTGTAGTTTGA